A genomic window from Tautonia rosea includes:
- a CDS encoding AAA family ATPase, which produces MSDTATNDSMEARADAFRLAYRRVKDEIGKVIVGHDEIVHGVLTCLFVGGHALLEGVPGLGKTLLVRTLADAVSLDFNRIQFTPDLMPADILGTNVVMETPDGRRMFEFQRGPIFSQIILADEINRATPKTQSALLEAMQEKSVTVGGTIHTLKQPFFVLATQNPIEQEGTYPLPEAQLDRFLFKLVVGYSTREELATILDRTTRGETPHAEKVIDGDTLMQCQALVREVLIAPHVQDYAIRLALATHPDGPFAVDVTNRYIRWGTSPRGVQTLVLAAKVRALLDGRYNVSFEDIRRVYLPSLRHRVLLNFEAQAEGIDTDELLLKVLGAVSEKAEDPVAAA; this is translated from the coding sequence ATGAGCGACACCGCGACGAACGACTCGATGGAAGCCCGAGCCGATGCCTTCCGCCTGGCCTACCGCCGCGTGAAGGACGAGATCGGCAAGGTGATCGTCGGGCATGACGAGATTGTTCATGGCGTCTTGACCTGCCTGTTCGTTGGAGGACACGCGCTGCTCGAAGGGGTGCCAGGACTGGGCAAGACCTTGCTCGTTCGGACCCTGGCCGACGCCGTTTCGCTCGACTTCAACCGCATCCAGTTCACACCCGACCTGATGCCGGCCGACATCCTCGGCACAAACGTGGTGATGGAAACCCCCGACGGCCGCCGCATGTTCGAATTCCAGCGCGGGCCGATCTTCTCTCAGATCATCCTGGCCGACGAGATCAACCGCGCGACACCCAAGACCCAGTCGGCCCTGCTCGAAGCCATGCAGGAGAAATCAGTCACCGTCGGCGGCACGATCCACACGCTCAAGCAACCGTTCTTTGTACTCGCGACCCAGAACCCGATCGAGCAGGAAGGGACCTACCCCTTGCCCGAGGCCCAGCTCGACCGCTTCCTGTTCAAGCTCGTCGTGGGCTACTCAACCCGAGAGGAGCTGGCCACGATCCTCGACCGCACGACCCGAGGGGAAACGCCGCACGCCGAAAAGGTCATTGATGGTGACACCTTGATGCAATGCCAAGCCCTTGTGCGAGAGGTCCTGATCGCTCCCCACGTGCAAGACTACGCCATTCGACTTGCCCTGGCGACCCACCCCGATGGACCGTTCGCCGTCGATGTCACCAATCGGTACATCCGCTGGGGGACCAGTCCGAGAGGGGTGCAAACCCTCGTGCTCGCCGCCAAGGTCCGTGCGTTGCTCGACGGGCGCTATAATGTCAGCTTCGAGGATATTCGCCGCGTCTACCTCCCGAGCCTCCGCCATCGGGTCCTGCTCAACTTTGAAGCTCAGGCCGAAGGGATCGACACAGACGAGCTGCTGCTGAAAGTGCTCGGCGCTGTTTCCGAGAAGGCTGAAGACCCGGTGGCCGCCGCCTGA
- a CDS encoding DUF58 domain-containing protein, producing the protein MSTATPSPLLDPEFLTKLEQLELISRKIFVGRMKGERRSKRRGSSVEFADHRNYSVGDDLRHIDWNVYGRLDKLFLKLFLEEEDLHFYTLVDTSLSMDFGEPTKLHYAKQVAAALSFIGLVNHDRIVVDSFSSVLEPGLSSVRGRSQMWRVVQYLDQLQAHGSSDLTAATRSFAIKHPGKGIVVVISDFMDKRGYEDALRYLLARDMDIYVVQVLSREEVEPELTGDLRLVDCEDDDEAEITVSAPLLKRYKETLDAYVGGFREWCTRRGISHIFTTNHAPFDKLILNYLRERGLVK; encoded by the coding sequence ATGTCCACCGCAACACCCTCTCCGCTGCTCGACCCCGAGTTTCTCACAAAGCTTGAGCAACTCGAATTGATCAGCAGGAAGATCTTCGTCGGCCGCATGAAAGGCGAGCGACGGAGCAAGCGGCGCGGCTCGTCGGTCGAGTTCGCCGACCACCGCAATTACTCCGTCGGTGACGATCTCCGTCACATCGATTGGAACGTCTACGGCAGGCTTGATAAGCTCTTTTTGAAACTGTTTCTTGAAGAAGAAGACCTTCATTTCTACACGCTAGTCGATACAAGCCTCTCCATGGACTTCGGAGAGCCGACCAAGCTGCACTATGCCAAGCAGGTGGCCGCGGCCCTGTCGTTTATCGGCCTGGTCAACCACGACCGAATCGTTGTCGACTCGTTCAGCAGCGTTCTTGAGCCGGGACTCTCCAGCGTTCGGGGCCGATCCCAAATGTGGCGTGTGGTGCAATACCTCGATCAACTCCAGGCCCACGGCAGCAGCGATCTGACCGCCGCCACCCGATCCTTCGCCATCAAGCACCCTGGGAAGGGGATCGTTGTCGTCATCTCCGACTTCATGGATAAGCGTGGCTATGAGGATGCGTTACGCTACCTGCTCGCCCGAGACATGGATATCTACGTCGTCCAGGTGCTCAGCCGGGAAGAAGTCGAGCCCGAACTGACCGGCGACCTGCGCCTCGTCGATTGCGAAGACGACGACGAGGCTGAAATCACGGTCAGCGCTCCGCTTCTAAAACGCTACAAGGAGACCCTCGACGCTTACGTCGGCGGCTTCCGAGAGTGGTGCACCCGACGCGGCATCTCACACATCTTTACGACCAACCACGCTCCCTTCGATAAGCTGATCCTGAATTACTTGCGCGAGCGAGGGCTCGTCAAGTGA